The following are encoded together in the Phragmites australis chromosome 19, lpPhrAust1.1, whole genome shotgun sequence genome:
- the LOC133900453 gene encoding uncharacterized protein LOC133900453, producing the protein MSKPAEQPPSDMEVDSAATAAEKKPPVRFSINVLELMREAQMQHGLRQSDYTRYRRYCSARLRRLYKSLKFLHGRGKYTRRNITESTVTDVRFLHIIFYMAERAWSHAMEKKTAGTNAQQRIYMLGRFRKAVKWASLFSQLCSVKGDSRTSLEAEAYASYMKGTLFFEQEKNIEAAMVNFKNTRAIYEELGKYGSIENQLLCRQRIEEVEPMIDFCSHKLGGSSLQAQGLLDVEKEGPANDLLKAKMEAVLSETRSQQAASMTEFNWLGRRFPITNAKTRVSILKAQQLERDLNGAATESVAADKKLAIFDKIFSSYHDARSCIRNDLASAGNAENIRDDLNGLDKAVSAVLGLRTIERNQLLVSIAKSRFTKHRDEKNEKITKPEELVRLYDLLIQNTTDLTDLVSSGRNKNEEETSFVHEYELKGLAFRAERCFFLAKSYSSAGKRAEAYALFCHARSLTDSALQQLANSPDKTLIQDLKSLSDNCRSNSCIEHATGILEEENVPLRLSKEVSTMSLGDDKTKENKYLLDMLESYESAIGEPNTKAPCHIAQFPPPFQAVPCNPIVLDMAYNAIEFSNLENRMKKEKKGLLSRFWG; encoded by the exons atgtCGAAGCCCGCGGAGCAGCCGCCGTCTGACATGGAGGTCGactccgccgccaccgcggccGAGAAGAAGCCGCCCGTCAGGTTCTCCATCAACG TGCTGGAGCTTATGAGGGAGGCGCAGATGCAGCACGGCCTCCGCCAGAGCGACTACACGCGGTACAG GAGATACTGTTCTGCGCGACTCAGAAGGCTGTACAAGTCTCTGAAGTTTCTGCATGGCCGTGGTAAATACACCAGGAGGAATATAACCGAGTCAACAGTGACAGATGTCAG GTTTCtccatataattttttatatggcTGAGAGAGCATGGAGTCATGCGATGGAAAAGAAAACTGCTGGTACAAATGCACAACAGCGTATCTACATGTTGGGTCGATTCAGGAAAGCAGTTAAATGGGCATCACTTTTTTCGCAATTATGTTCTGTAAAAGGAGATTCAAGGACATCTCTAGAAGCTGAG gcATATGCTTCATATATGAAAGGTACTTTGTTTTTTGAGCAAGAGAAGAACATAGAAGCCGCAATGGTAAATTTCAAGAATACCAG GGCCATATATGAGGAGCTTGGGAAGTATGGGAGTATAGAAAATCAACTCTTATGCCGTCAGCGCATCGAAGAAGTGGAGCCTATGATTGATTTCTGTTCACACAAACTAGGTGGATCATCTTTACAAGCACAAGGACTCCTAGATGTGGAAAAGGAGGGACCTGCTAATGATCTTCTCAAAGCGAAGATGGAg GCTGTATTGTCTGAGACAAGATCACAGCAGGCAGCTTCCATGACCGAGTTTAACTGGCTTGGTCGCAGATTTCCTATTACCAATGCAAAGACCCGTGTCTCCATTTTGAAAG CTCAGCAGCTCGAGAGAGATTTGAATGGTGCAGCCACAGAATCAGTTGCTGCTGACAAAAAGCTTGCcatttttgataaaatattttcttcttaCCATGATGCTCGGAGCTGCATCCGCAATGACCTG GCTTCTGCTGGCAATGCTGAGAATATAAGAGACGACTTGAATGGTCTTGACAAGGCTGTTAGTGCTGTTTTAGGATTGAGGACTATAGAACGTAACCAGTTACTTGTTAGCATTGCTAAAAGTAGATTTACAAAGCATCGAgatgagaaaaatgagaaaatcaCAAAACCGGAAGAACTTGTTCGGCTATATGATCTGCTAATTCAG AATACAACAGACTTGACAGATTTAGTTAGCTCTGGAAGAAACAAAAATGAAGAAGAGACCTCTTTTGTTCATGAGTATGAGCTGAAAGGCTTGGCTTTCCGAGCTGAGAG ATGTTTCTTTCTGGCGAAGTCATATAGTTCGGCTGGTAAAAGGGCAGAAGCATATGCATTATTCTGTCACGCTCGTTCTCTCACTGATTCTGCACTGCAACAGCTTGCGAACAGTCCTGACAAG ACCTTAATCCAAGATCTGAAGTCTCTATCTGACAATTGTAGATCAAATAGCTGCATAGAACATGCAACAGGTATTTTGGAGGAGGAAAATGTTCCTTTAAGACTTTCTAAGGAAGTCTCAACTATGTCACTTGGTGACGATAAAACAAAG GAGAACAAATATCTTCTTGATATGCTAGAAAGCTATGAGTCAGCAATTGGTGAGCCAAACACCAAAGCTCCATGTCACATTGCGCAATTCCCTCCTCCCTTCCAAGCGGTTCCATGCAATCCAATTGTGCTTGATATGGCATACAACGCAATCGAGTTCTCGAACCTTGAGAACAgaatgaagaaagaaaagaagggtCTTCTGAGCAGGTTCTGGGGCTGA